AGAGATAAAACATAATCGAGTATTAAGTGTAGTTTATTATAGAACACCTCTACCCAGGTGTAAGTAGCGTGAATGAACTAAATGTTAGAgattatgtaaaattttattCCTCGAGGAAACTGATCGAAAGGGATTCTTTATTCGGAAGTCGAGCAAGTATCCGCCGAGTGGGCGAGCTTGGTGCCAGTGGTTGCAGACAGAGTTGACACGCTACTCTCAGATATAAACTCATGACTATAAACCACGAGGGAAGAGACATGATATGTTTCTTCAAATAGAAACTGtattatgatttgtttattggttgatttttttaaaaactctCTGTTCTAAGGAAAATAATTCTGACTGTCAATACCGAGTCGACTGTTCCATGGGCGTACATATATATCTTGCCCAATTCAGAAAATGATATCTTGATTCTTCTCAGAGATCGAAGAAAATCGAGATTGATAAACTTCTGTCGCCATAAACAagataaatgataattaataacTTCTCCCGACGTCGGTAATATTTGTATGGAGTCCTCTCTCCTCAAAACGTATTTTGATTCCATTCCTTGATCGGAATGTTAACTCGTTTACTGGGATAACCTCGTGGTCCTCGTCCAAAATGATTTTGAACCTGAAACAGACAGTTTATGgtcataaaatataaattagatAATATCTGTATCGTACTTAGATTGTATTAAAGTTCGTATTGAAATTTTGTTGTATCAACATCGAAAGGCCCGAGTTACACATTTGTAGTTATGTTGAGAAATTATAAGACTATTTTCCATAAAAGGCCGAGTAAATTTTCAATTCAAAGAGATATcccaatttatatttattactcTATAACTCAGGAGTATATTAATAAGCTGATCTTCTTACATTGattaatttattcattcattaaatCAAGAAAAATGTTCAGAAAAACACACACGCACACAAAAATTGTTCTGTGCAAGAGGATAAACGTTCCATCCCGTAACCTCGATTAGAACGAAAATTAAATACCATGAATTTTACACATTTTATAGCTCTATAAATGTAAGCTATGTGTCTTGCATAGAATTATAATTGAGTCAAGGGTTGTTACGGCTGCCAAAAAGAAATACAGGTGCAGTATTGTTGGCTGGCATCATTCCATCCTGGAGATAAGCATTCCAGTCTACTgacaaaatatgtaactttAACAATACATTGATAGAAATAAATAACAGGTAAAACATATATCTGTTGATTTCCTTTTTACCTTTTTAGTATCCGCGACAAGATCACTTTCTGTTCATTCATAGAAAAGTTTTGTCCTATGCAGTTCCTGGAAAATACAACAAAGCTATAATAGATGGTGGTATATGAGAAGTAAGAAGTACTTTTTCGTGAAATGTTATTATTTGACCATGCACAATCTTCATCATATTTACGTTCCTAACATCATATACTAAACGTAACAGGACACTGTAGACATGCTCCATCTGTTATTCACTTTACACAACATAATGAACGCCGATAACCAAATAAACGATAagctgaatatatatatatttaaagctTGATTTGTTTTCAGTCTAGTCAGAAGGATTGAATACATCTTTTCGaacataataatataaatgaGAGAAGGACACTTTGCTGCTAAGATATTTTATGATGTAGACATCCCCCGTAGTTCGTAGTCAGTATCAGTCTCTGTGCCAGTGGTCCGTGTCAGGCAAAATGGAAAATgtcttacattttttttaattttgaatgtttttcaACCTCTTAACCCGGGAGGTCAGGTGAATCCCTGGACATTTAAACATTCTTGTGTCATTGTTTTAGTAGACATTGTATAAGTAGACAAGCAGTAAAAAATAATGCGAAAAGAGACTAGTTTTCACCTTACCTGGGACCAGCAGAAAAAGGCAGGAACGCGTAGGGATCGAGGTCTTTGGAATTCTCAGGGAGAAAACGTTCAGGTCTAAATACCTTAAAACGGACAAGTGGTCATTCATTAGAGGTAAAATATATGGCATATTTTCATTCTAAACACATGTGCATTATATTTCATAGATTCTATACTAAGAAGTATCCAAAGAGATATCAGATAAGGACATTAATTCATTAGAAATGAAAGCCAAGCACTTGTCGAGGTAAAGGGAGATATATTAAGGGGAGATTATTCTAGTATATAAAGGGGAAATTACTCTATCACAATTAACTTCATTCCATGCCTTATAAAGCCTTAGCAAAACATTGAAACATTAGGATATAACAAACAACCAGAAATCTGGTACACAAATCAATCCGATTTGTTTATGGTATCACGTATCGTTTCCGGATAAACCTCAGGGGAATACCTAAATAAAAGTATCCCAaagaaaacattgatatttttacaCACTGAAATATACAGTTggatacataaaaaaatatgaatgataGTCTTAGTTACCAGAATAAACTTACACTGTGGTCAGGATAGACATCTGGGTGACGGTGTATATAGTAAAAGTTGACCGAGACAGAAGTTCCGGCCGGAAAGTAAACACCATCTAGTTCTAGGGGTTCATTGATAAGCCTGGTGGTAATTGTGGCAGGAGGGTAAAGCCTCATGCTCTCCTTCATAAACAGTGTCATTCTCTGTAACTTTCCCAGATCCTCCCTGGACAAGTCACCAAAAACcagagaataccaacataaaTAAAATCAGGATTATAGCTCACATCGATAGAACGGGTAAGCATtcataaatacataaattatatagaTTTTCATGAGGACTACAAAGAGAGGAATGTCGTGCGTTTCGTAAGCATCTCCGTACTAGTTCTCACCATTCAATGTATTTCCGGTCTCCCGTGACGTCACACACCTCTCGGTAAACTTTGTCTTGCTCATCCGGATACTTTCCAAGGTTATACACGGCCCATTTAAGTGCTGTTGAAGTTGTGTCGTTACCTAGTAAAACGAACAATTACAATATGGTATTGTATCATATCCAGGTAATTCcacaataaaaaaatgtaattaagtTTTGTAACAATTTAATGTTACAAATTATATCGCATACAGCATATTGTTCGTTTGTATGAGATTTAGGGTCTCAAGTTGTGCAGGAAGATCAGTGATCCTTTATCAGACACAGAGGAAAATCATCATCGCTTAAACCATCATCCCCGATTAATTTGCATTAGCTTTATATCGTAACTTAGTTTGGAATTGTagtgttttcattattttcgaCAACTGTTTTTCTGTTCATTTgattttttactattattttgattttttattatttgagcAAATTCTAGCAAAATGTCACCTCGCAAAGGATTATCTTTTTCATTCCTTAAAGCATTTTGTACTTACCACCAAACATGAAAGTGTCCACTTCATCACGGATTTCCTGGTCCGTCAATCCGACTCCGGACTCGTCTTTAGCTGTCATTAAGATGTCTAGGAAATCAAGTCTATGTTTTCTTTCCAACAACGACGGATCTTCTGCCTGAAAGTGCAAACAGAATAAAATCCAGAAATAACCATTTTGGCTCTTATTGCtgttataaaattaaacattttataaacCTTCATCAAAATTCCAGTTGTATTTCCCTGTCAGGGAATCTTTGTGTTAGATCACGAATCGAAAAATGAAACCAAACTAAATACTAAATCCAATAAGCCGACTTCTATGACAACTACGAACAACAACAATAAGGCAGTTGTTGTGGAATGATTGCATTTTTAACCGTATGACTATTTTCGACAGAGAAAAATAGTTCTTTTGGCCTTATCCATTaaagtttgtatatatctatatagaggatatctaaccttgtcttcagtaataccaaatatatttcacaaaagtggctaatattttaatatttttcacgagAGCGTAGCACgggtgaaaaatatcaaaatagaagtcatactgttagatattctgtttattacattttatagcaaaatataccgaggcagctcaatctctccgATATACATTACGATTCCCTCCCAAATGTTCCGTCTTCCATTATGACGTCATTCAACATGACAGAGAGCTATATGCAAATTCTAATTTCCAATGTTGTCGTTTATATGCAGTGCtttgatatttcaaatcatatcaagtgatatttttcactattggaaaatatcagaaaaagtgatatatatcacttttatagaatggataattttcgatatttcattggtaaaaaaaaaaaaatatatatatatatatacatgtatgtatatatctggTTCTCTGTgtaaaaaagtataaaatgaGAAACGCTCGTCTTTCATCTTAAAACGTTATAATACGTTGATGACGACAAAGTGTGTTAGTGTGTAGGCTGACcgaattattattattgtaccTTACCAAAGCTATCTTTCGTTTCGCTATCAGATCGTCGGCAAATCCATGGACGTAATCCAGATGACGTTTGTATTCTTGCCCGTCAGCGGACATCATATAGAGTGTCCAGGACAGGAACTGCCAGGGGTACCTACCGCCAAAACAGAACCAGGTACACTACGTATTATACTACCGGCAAGTAAATCATTATTTGATACAGAAGCTGATAagttattattaatattatatacttacaTTAGTCTTCTTATCATTAACAGCCCTATCCTGTGTACGGCTGTGGCGTATGGATGCTTCTCTCTAAAATTACGcaaaaagacattttacaaGGGCAACTTTGAGCAGGGAATTCGATGAAGATACAGCATATTTATAAGAGTAGAGAATATAAAAAgacaacacaaaaacacaatGGTTATACCTTAACATTGGCAATGCCGCATTTAACAAAGGCAAAACTATTAACCATTGATCAATGTAAATACTTGTACAGGGATTAGCGAGTTTGAACATCTTCTAGGACTCTGTTGATACTAGCGAAAGGTATGATCTTACCCACTCACAAAACATTATTTGATGAATTCTTTTATTTGGGGGAGGGGTGTGTGGTTAGTACCAGGAAGGGGGATAGGTGtaaaaagggggaaataaacagaaaatacacAGAACAAAAAAAGGGCGTAGCCAAAGACCTAAATGAGCAATCCCACCCACCCGATCAAAGTCCCTCAGCCAAAGGTAGAAAAAATACACACCCTGGGACAGTTAGAGTCACGCCACACGACTGTTTTGTCAATGTTATCATTActtatatttttcatcatcatagTCTCATCATCctacttaaacattaaaatcatcatcgtaatactaatcatcatcatactaatcgtCATCTTCAACATACTCATccccatcatcatcatcataatcatcctcAAAGGCATcttcatcataatctcatcatcatcatcataatcatattaATCATCCTAcaaatcattatcatcataatcatcatactcATAACCATCCTAAAATCaacatcaccatcatcatcatcatatcagcatcattatatcatattctCATCTTCACAATCATATCATCCTAAGAATCATTACCATCataacatcatcatcagcatcatcattAGTCATCATCACAATCTCATCctgatatcatcatcatcatagtcatcatcatcatcatcatattctTATCTTCTTCAtcatcataatgataataataaacctTAAAttatcagcatcatcatcataatctcatttTTTCGGTCATCATGgtatttaactaaattttaaatttcagatAATTTTAATGATTATGAAACAGAAACGTAAGAATTAGCTTGATGGTTAAAAGCATCAAACATGATTTATCtgaaagaaataataataataaataatatacctGTGTTTTCTTAGTACAATCTAAATAAGATCTTGGTACctattgtaaaaataacaatgttGGCAAATCTGTTCTTCTACAAAAGATatagttaaatatttaaatctcTCCCTTTTCAGCTTATTAAACTCTCCTGCTGACTAAATTAGCGTATATGCAGTGAAAAAAGGCCCAGTtgattaatgataataatatacaactAAAACTCAACCAATTCCTTCCGTACTTACTGCCTCTGTATGTCGCCCCCGTACGACAAAGCACACCTGAGGATGACGTCCAGCGTGGCGAGGTTTAGAACGTCGGTGATATCAATACTTTTAGGACTTTCCTTCATCATTGTGGCAAACTTGTCCTGTGAAGAAAATATTTCAGTATATGTTTATGTCTAGATATTTTTTCGTTATACGTTAAAACCCCACCTTGTTAATAGTTCGAGAAATACTGGTGTTTGAGTTATCAGAGGATatgttgaaataattaaatcttgtttgtaacaagcattttaaTTGTCTTAGAAATTTATGTTATCAGTCCATAACGTAAAAAATGACGTCGACGTTTATAACGCCgcgtttggttttttttttttttttttttgttgaacgTTCTATTAATAGctatggtaatttaaggacggcatctCGTGCGTGCGATACGCATGGCTGTGGTGAGTGCGTACACTGTATGTGTGGCGAATGGAGCAGCGTGATGAGTTGTTAAAGAAAGGTGACCATAATTAAAGTGAATTTTTCCAAAATATAGATTATATCATTAGGATTACCttgaatatatcttttatattattgagttaataacaaaaaaatccGGAGTGTAGTACTCTCATCAGAAACcacttcgcggtttatttaaAGTACATCCCGTTTTTTGTGGAGTATACCTTCATAACATGGATAAATATATTCAGGCTAATCCCCATGATTGAGCTTAAGTTAACAAAGCTATTATTTGAGTTATGTTTTTACCAACACAATATCGGCGGCTTCGTTGTATATTCTAACGTATGGACGCAACACATCAAAGTGGAAAACCGGGGTGAGCAACTTCCGGTTTCTCCTCCATTTGTTCCCATTGCTAGTAACCAATCCCTCACCTACGAACCACAACAATTTTTCAGCATAACTATACATGTGCTATGACCCTTTTATACCACGGTAAGCATTGCGCAAAAGAGCTAGAAGTATTGATaccttggactcgtcagtgacactAAAGGGCGTAAAGCATTGATgccttggactcgtcagtgacactAAAGGGCGTGATGTATTGATaccttggactcgtcagtgacgctaAAGGGCGTGAAGTATTGATaccttggactcgtcagtgacccTAAAGGGCGTGAAGTATTGATaccttggactcgtcagtgacactAAAGGGCGTGATGTATTGATacc
This genomic stretch from Pecten maximus chromosome 13, xPecMax1.1, whole genome shotgun sequence harbors:
- the LOC117341238 gene encoding cytochrome P450 4B1-like, which encodes MMKESPKSIDITDVLNLATLDVILRCALSYGGDIQRQEKHPYATAVHRIGLLMIRRLMYPWQFLSWTLYMMSADGQEYKRHLDYVHGFADDLIAKRKIALAEDPSLLERKHRLDFLDILMTAKDESGVGLTDQEIRDEVDTFMFGGNDTTSTALKWAVYNLGKYPDEQDKVYREVCDVTGDRKYIEWEDLGKLQRMTLFMKESMRLYPPATITTRLINEPLELDGVYFPAGTSVSVNFYYIHRHPDVYPDHSVFRPERFLPENSKDLDPYAFLPFSAGPRNCIGQNFSMNEQKVILSRILKRFKIILDEDHEVIPVNELTFRSRNGIKIRFEERGLHTNITDVGRSY